The Bradyrhizobium sp. WSM471 genome includes the window ACGAGGCCGGACTTGAACGGCGAGAGGCCGAAGCCGATCTGCATCAGCAGCGGCAACAGGAATGGCAGCGCGCCGATGCCGAGCCGGAACATGAAGCCGCCGAGAACGGCGGCGCGTAGCGTCGGCAGCCTCAGCAGCGTGAAGTCCAGCACCGGCGACCCCGTTCGCCGCGCGTGAAGGACATACAGCGTCATCGAGATCGATCCGCCGACGACCAGGGCGGCAACCGTGCTCCACGGCAGCAGATTGAGTCCGGCAACCGACAGCCCGAAGGCAATGCCGGCGAGCCCGAGGCCGGCGAGCACCATGCCGTAGAGGTCGAACGGCTCTCGTTCCTCGCTCTTGATGGGATCGATGAAGCGCAAGGCCATGAAGATGCCGAGCAGCCCGATCGGGATGTTGATCAGGAAGATCCAGTGCCACGACGCATAGGTGGTGATGAAGCCGCCGAGCGGCGGCCCGATCACGGGGCCGATCAGGGCAGGGACCGTCACCCACGCCATGGCATTGACCAGCGCACTCTTGTCGACCGACCGCAACAGCACGAGCCGCCCGACCGGCGTCATCATCGCCCCGCCCATGCCTTGCAGAATGCGCGCGAAGACGAAATCGGTGACCGATGTCGAGAGCGCGCAGCCGACAGAGCCGACCATGAAGACGCCGACGGCAATCGCAAACACCATGCGCGCGCCGAACCGGTCGGCGGTCCAGCCGCTCGCCGGGATGAACACCGCAAGCGACAGCAGATAGGAGGTGATCGCGAGCTTGAGCGTCAGTGGGCTGGTGCCGATGTCGGCCGCAATCGCGGGCAGCGACGTGGCGATCACCGTCGAGTCCATGTTCTCCATGAAGAGAGCAGTGGCCACGATCAGCG containing:
- a CDS encoding MFS transporter, with product MVDKQRVIPLIVATALFMENMDSTVIATSLPAIAADIGTSPLTLKLAITSYLLSLAVFIPASGWTADRFGARMVFAIAVGVFMVGSVGCALSTSVTDFVFARILQGMGGAMMTPVGRLVLLRSVDKSALVNAMAWVTVPALIGPVIGPPLGGFITTYASWHWIFLINIPIGLLGIFMALRFIDPIKSEEREPFDLYGMVLAGLGLAGIAFGLSVAGLNLLPWSTVAALVVGGSISMTLYVLHARRTGSPVLDFTLLRLPTLRAAVLGGFMFRLGIGALPFLLPLLMQIGFGLSPFKSGLVTFGSSLGAMGMKALAARIIRAFGFRNLMTVNAIISAVFLAACALFTVTTPLLIIMIILVVGGFFRSLEFTAINTVAYAEVEHAQMSRATTLVSVNQQLAVSAGVAVGAASVETTMWLSHASELNATVFAPAFVVVALTSAASSWFFWQMPADAGHEVSGRKAVEIASRKGAGKGAAKAAVKAATEDTQDVRDQRLG